Proteins from a genomic interval of Kitasatospora kifunensis:
- a CDS encoding Lrp/AsnC family transcriptional regulator has product MSSEGAVVLNSPIDALDGRLIALLAQEPRIGVLECSRRLQVARGTVQARLDRLQARGVIGGFGPEVEPAALGYPVTAFATLEISQGQGADARAHLAAVPEVLELHTITGQGDMLCRIVARSNADLQRVIDRVVGFDSIMRASTAIALENPVPYRVLPLVAQAAAEGAHGTAESG; this is encoded by the coding sequence ATGTCCAGCGAAGGGGCCGTCGTGCTGAACTCTCCCATCGATGCTCTGGACGGTCGGCTGATCGCGCTGCTGGCCCAGGAGCCCCGGATCGGCGTGCTGGAGTGCTCGCGCCGCCTACAGGTGGCGCGCGGCACGGTGCAGGCCCGGCTCGACCGGCTGCAGGCGCGCGGCGTGATCGGCGGCTTCGGGCCCGAGGTGGAGCCGGCCGCGCTCGGCTACCCGGTGACGGCCTTCGCCACCCTGGAGATCTCCCAGGGCCAGGGTGCGGACGCCCGGGCGCACCTGGCCGCCGTGCCCGAGGTGCTCGAACTGCACACCATCACCGGCCAGGGCGACATGCTCTGCCGGATCGTGGCCCGCTCCAACGCGGATCTGCAACGGGTGATCGACCGGGTGGTCGGCTTCGACAGCATCATGCGGGCCTCCACCGCCATCGCGCTGGAGAACCCGGTGCCCTACCGGGTGCTGCCGCTGGTCGCGCAGGCCGCGGCCGAAGGCGCCCACGGCACGGCGGAGTCCGGCTGA
- the hppD gene encoding 4-hydroxyphenylpyruvate dioxygenase, translating into MTDTAAAQSVPAHAGEADPFPVRGMDAVEFAVGNAKQAAHYYSAAFGMRCVAYRGPETGNRETASYVLESGGARFVLTSVVKAATEHGKFIENHVAAHGDGVIDLAIEVPDVHAAYAYATEHGATGLVEPHEVNDEHGTVVLAAIATYGQTRHTLVDRSGYTGPYLPGYVTREPFIEAPKKRNFQAIDHCVGNVELGKMNEWVGFYNRVMGFTNMKEFVGDDIATEYSALMSKVVADGTRKVKFPLNEPAIAKKKSQIDEYLEFYGGPGVQHIALATNDIVHTVRQMRAAGVEFLDTPDSYYDTLGEWVGDTRVPIEELRELKILADRDEDGYLLQIFTKPVQDKPTVFFEMIERHGSMGFGKGNFKALFEAIEREQERRGNL; encoded by the coding sequence ATGACCGATACCGCCGCTGCTCAGTCCGTCCCCGCGCACGCGGGAGAGGCCGATCCCTTCCCGGTTCGGGGGATGGACGCGGTCGAGTTCGCCGTCGGCAACGCCAAGCAGGCCGCGCACTACTACTCCGCCGCCTTCGGGATGCGCTGCGTCGCCTACCGCGGCCCGGAGACCGGCAACCGCGAGACCGCCAGCTACGTGCTGGAGTCCGGCGGCGCCCGGTTCGTCCTCACCTCCGTGGTGAAGGCCGCCACCGAGCACGGCAAGTTCATCGAGAACCACGTGGCCGCGCACGGCGACGGCGTGATCGACCTGGCCATCGAGGTGCCCGACGTCCACGCCGCGTACGCCTACGCCACCGAGCACGGCGCCACCGGTCTGGTCGAGCCGCACGAGGTGAACGACGAGCACGGCACCGTGGTGCTGGCCGCGATCGCCACCTACGGCCAGACCCGGCACACCCTGGTCGACCGCTCCGGCTACACCGGCCCGTACCTGCCCGGCTACGTCACCCGCGAGCCCTTCATCGAGGCGCCCAAGAAGCGCAACTTCCAGGCGATCGACCACTGCGTGGGCAACGTCGAGCTCGGCAAGATGAACGAGTGGGTCGGGTTCTACAACCGGGTGATGGGCTTCACCAACATGAAGGAGTTCGTCGGTGACGACATCGCCACCGAGTACTCCGCGCTGATGTCCAAGGTGGTCGCCGACGGCACCCGCAAGGTGAAGTTCCCGCTCAACGAGCCGGCCATCGCCAAGAAGAAGTCGCAGATCGACGAGTACCTGGAGTTCTACGGCGGCCCCGGCGTGCAGCACATCGCGCTGGCCACCAACGACATCGTCCACACGGTGCGCCAGATGCGGGCGGCCGGCGTGGAGTTCCTGGACACCCCGGACAGCTACTACGACACGCTCGGCGAGTGGGTCGGCGACACCCGGGTGCCGATCGAGGAACTGCGCGAGCTGAAGATCCTGGCCGACCGCGACGAGGACGGCTACCTGCTGCAGATCTTCACCAAGCCGGTGCAGGACAAGCCGACCGTCTTCTTCGAGATGATCGAGCGGCACGGCTCGATGGGCTTCGGCAAGGGCAACTTCAAGGCGCTCTTCGAGGCGATCGAGCGCGAGCAGGAGCGGCGCGGCAACCTCTGA
- a CDS encoding response regulator transcription factor produces the protein MATVLVVEDDPFVRSALIRHLSECGHAVRSVGTALEALREVAQVGCDLVILDLGLPDLDGGEALKMIRGLTNVPVIISTARDDEAQIVRLLNDGADDYLVKPFSGEHLTARMAAVLRRLGGGPAPVSPVLRVGGLAIDVQRREAVLDGQALDLTRREFDLLAFLAGRPGVVVPRREILAEVWRQTYGGDQTIDVHLSWLRRKLGETASTPRYLHTVRGVGVRLEAPAPAGAERRP, from the coding sequence ATGGCAACAGTCCTGGTGGTCGAGGACGACCCGTTCGTCCGCTCAGCCCTGATCCGGCACCTGTCCGAGTGCGGACACGCGGTGCGCAGTGTGGGCACCGCGCTGGAGGCGCTGCGCGAGGTCGCCCAGGTCGGCTGCGACCTGGTCATCCTCGACCTCGGTCTGCCCGATCTGGACGGCGGCGAGGCGCTCAAGATGATCCGCGGGCTGACCAACGTCCCCGTGATCATCTCCACCGCGCGCGACGACGAGGCGCAGATCGTCCGGCTGCTCAACGACGGCGCGGACGACTACCTGGTCAAGCCGTTCTCCGGTGAGCACCTGACGGCCCGGATGGCCGCCGTGCTGCGTCGGCTCGGTGGCGGCCCGGCCCCGGTCTCGCCGGTGCTGCGGGTCGGGGGCCTGGCGATCGACGTGCAGCGGCGCGAGGCGGTGCTGGACGGGCAGGCGTTGGACCTGACCCGCCGTGAGTTCGACCTGCTGGCCTTCCTCGCGGGCCGGCCCGGTGTGGTGGTGCCGCGTCGGGAGATCCTGGCCGAGGTCTGGCGACAGACCTACGGCGGTGACCAGACCATCGACGTGCACCTGTCCTGGCTGCGCCGCAAGCTCGGCGAGACCGCCTCCACCCCGCGCTACCTGCACACCGTGCGCGGGGTGGGGGTGCGGCTGGAGGCACCGGCGCCGGCGGGCGCGGAGCGCCGGCCGTGA
- a CDS encoding sensor histidine kinase, with protein MRWVLVKAAVAGTTMVALAFLLPLGLTVQQTARERAFTAADRQAAALGPALAITTDQAALARAVASTDAGAQGRIAIHLPAVGPGQGGAAAQPAQAVDTQTVETQAVDTQTIGVGRADATALAAAAKGRVLTVRVPGGYARLQPVAVDPARVAVVEVYVADADLTRGVSTAWLVLSLVALGLVALAVLVADRMGARLVGAARRLAGAARALGTGDLAVRLPVAGPQAEGSPAELREAAAAFNAMADRVVQLLAAERELAADLSHRLRTPLTVLRLNAASLGEGDAADATRHAVAQLEREVDQIIRSARRTPGRPSAVAVGCDAAEVIRERVGFWSALAEDEGRPWQLHGAQAPAPVAVPRGDLAAAVDALLGNVFRHTAVGTAFSVDVTLVEHAVIVLVGDAGEGFDDPSAALRRGEGHGGEGSTGLGLDIVRKLAEATGGYLLLGRSAALGGAEIQLRLGAGGGDSATPARRLGRARRAGRDAGSRA; from the coding sequence CTGCGCTGGGTGCTGGTCAAAGCCGCCGTGGCCGGGACCACGATGGTCGCGCTGGCCTTCCTGCTCCCGCTCGGCCTGACGGTCCAGCAGACCGCCAGGGAGCGCGCCTTCACCGCCGCCGACCGCCAGGCCGCCGCGCTGGGCCCCGCGCTGGCGATCACCACCGACCAGGCGGCGCTGGCCCGCGCGGTGGCCAGCACCGACGCCGGCGCGCAGGGCCGGATCGCGATCCACCTGCCGGCGGTCGGTCCCGGCCAGGGGGGCGCTGCCGCCCAGCCGGCCCAGGCCGTCGACACCCAAACCGTCGAGACCCAAGCCGTCGACACCCAGACCATCGGCGTCGGGCGGGCCGACGCCACCGCCCTGGCCGCCGCGGCCAAGGGCCGGGTGCTCACCGTCCGGGTCCCCGGCGGCTACGCCCGCCTCCAGCCGGTCGCCGTGGACCCGGCCCGGGTCGCCGTGGTCGAGGTCTACGTCGCCGACGCCGACCTGACCCGCGGTGTCTCCACCGCCTGGCTGGTGCTCTCGCTGGTCGCTCTCGGTCTGGTCGCCCTCGCCGTGTTGGTCGCCGACCGGATGGGCGCCAGGCTGGTCGGCGCGGCCCGCCGCCTGGCCGGTGCGGCCCGGGCGCTCGGCACCGGCGACCTCGCCGTGCGGCTGCCGGTGGCGGGACCGCAGGCCGAGGGCAGTCCTGCCGAGCTGCGGGAGGCGGCCGCCGCCTTCAACGCGATGGCCGACCGGGTGGTGCAACTGCTGGCCGCCGAACGCGAGCTGGCCGCCGACCTCTCGCACCGGCTGCGCACCCCGCTGACCGTGCTGCGGCTCAACGCCGCCTCGCTCGGCGAGGGTGACGCCGCCGATGCCACCCGGCACGCGGTTGCCCAGCTGGAGCGCGAGGTGGACCAGATCATCCGCTCGGCCAGGCGCACGCCCGGGCGGCCGTCGGCCGTCGCGGTGGGCTGTGACGCGGCCGAGGTGATCCGCGAGCGCGTCGGCTTCTGGTCCGCACTGGCCGAGGACGAGGGCCGACCCTGGCAGCTGCACGGTGCCCAGGCGCCCGCCCCCGTGGCGGTGCCGCGTGGTGACCTGGCCGCCGCCGTCGACGCGCTGCTCGGCAACGTCTTCCGGCACACAGCCGTCGGCACCGCCTTCTCGGTGGACGTGACGCTCGTCGAGCACGCCGTGATCGTGCTGGTGGGCGATGCCGGAGAGGGGTTCGACGACCCGTCGGCGGCGCTGCGGCGCGGCGAGGGGCACGGCGGCGAGGGCTCCACCGGGCTGGGCCTGGACATCGTCCGCAAGCTCGCCGAGGCCACCGGCGGCTACCTGCTGCTCGGCCGCTCAGCCGCACTGGGCGGCGCCGAGATCCAGCTGCGGCTGGGCGCAGGCGGGGGCGACTCGGCCACCCCCGCCCGCCGGCTGGGACGGGCCCGGCGGGCGGGTCGCGATGCGGGCAGCAGGGCCTGA
- a CDS encoding glycosyltransferase 87 family protein, with product MAGRPTGGMERAVTAVQQDQGTVRVAPGPVPSDAPAWRRWVDAPIRAVREAPRQQMRKAALVALGSLFIYAIVRHFIGTSMVDMMVYRAEGAAVANGHDLYALRVTQWNLPATYPPFAAMLFVPTTWLPVPLLRMAVTAGNIGLLALTALLAFRLVGWPRRELRPVGVVLVAGLGVWLEPVFTTLRYGQINLILVCLVLWDLTTPDSRKWKGVGIGIAAGMKLTPGLFAVYLLLTGRVRAAFVAGFAFLASFAIGAAVLPGATWGFWTKYLYDSSRVGATYIVDNQSLRGVAARFLHLADPGTAATVAAGLIAVAGLAIATWSYRSDRWLPRAEAWGVCCTAVTALLISPISWTHHWVWCVPIVILLAAEADHERSRPVAVRRRRWRVIYRLTVVGFCSFSMWLVPHKGVTNLQMNLFKQVPAGMYPWIGLCFLLVAALRVRSRRQAAGQPLLPPLVPGQRVGSADEAGRRVPAGR from the coding sequence ATGGCTGGTCGACCGACCGGCGGGATGGAGCGGGCAGTGACAGCGGTGCAGCAGGACCAGGGGACCGTGCGGGTCGCCCCGGGCCCCGTCCCTTCCGATGCCCCGGCCTGGCGCCGCTGGGTGGACGCCCCGATACGCGCGGTACGCGAAGCGCCGCGGCAGCAGATGCGCAAGGCCGCCCTGGTGGCCCTGGGCTCGCTCTTCATCTACGCCATCGTCCGGCACTTCATCGGCACCTCGATGGTCGACATGATGGTCTACCGGGCCGAGGGCGCCGCCGTGGCGAACGGCCACGACCTCTACGCGCTGCGGGTCACCCAGTGGAACCTGCCGGCCACCTATCCGCCGTTCGCGGCGATGCTCTTCGTGCCGACCACCTGGCTGCCGGTCCCGCTCCTGCGGATGGCGGTCACCGCGGGGAACATCGGGCTGCTCGCGCTGACCGCGCTACTGGCGTTCCGGCTGGTGGGCTGGCCGCGTCGGGAGCTGCGGCCGGTCGGCGTGGTGCTGGTGGCCGGCCTGGGCGTGTGGCTGGAGCCGGTCTTCACCACGCTGCGCTACGGCCAGATCAACCTGATCCTGGTCTGCCTGGTGCTCTGGGACCTGACCACCCCCGACAGCCGCAAGTGGAAGGGCGTGGGCATCGGCATCGCCGCCGGCATGAAGCTCACCCCCGGGCTCTTCGCGGTCTACCTGCTGCTCACCGGGCGGGTCCGGGCCGCGTTCGTGGCCGGCTTCGCCTTCCTGGCCTCGTTCGCGATCGGGGCGGCCGTGCTGCCCGGCGCCACCTGGGGCTTCTGGACCAAGTACCTCTACGACTCCTCCCGGGTCGGCGCGACCTACATCGTCGACAACCAGTCGCTGCGCGGCGTCGCCGCCCGGTTCCTGCACCTGGCCGACCCCGGCACCGCCGCCACCGTCGCCGCCGGGCTGATCGCCGTCGCGGGCCTGGCCATCGCCACCTGGAGCTACCGCAGCGACCGCTGGCTGCCGCGGGCCGAGGCCTGGGGGGTGTGCTGCACCGCGGTCACCGCCCTGCTGATCTCGCCGATCAGCTGGACCCACCACTGGGTCTGGTGCGTGCCGATCGTGATCCTGCTGGCAGCGGAGGCCGACCACGAGCGGTCCAGGCCGGTGGCGGTCCGCCGTCGGCGTTGGCGGGTGATCTACCGGCTGACGGTGGTCGGGTTCTGCTCCTTCTCGATGTGGCTGGTGCCGCACAAGGGCGTCACCAACCTGCAGATGAACCTGTTCAAGCAGGTGCCCGCGGGGATGTATCCGTGGATCGGGCTCTGCTTCCTGCTGGTCGCCGCGCTGCGGGTGCGTTCCCGGCGTCAGGCTGCCGGGCAGCCGCTGCTGCCACCGCTGGTGCCGGGGCAGCGGGTGGGCAGCGCGGACGAAGCCGGTCGGCGCGTTCCTGCGGGGCGCTGA
- a CDS encoding SsgA family sporulation/cell division regulator: MDSRPSVVEFELELNLVLSPERSVPVPARLSYGSHDPYAVHITFHLDTGTPVTWVFSRELLVEGTFRPCGQGDVRIWPTRSGRQSVLCLALTSPGGDALLEAPLPAVAAWLERAHRLVPPGGELNVLDLDGSLAELLA; the protein is encoded by the coding sequence ATGGACAGCCGGCCGAGCGTGGTGGAGTTCGAACTGGAGCTCAACCTGGTGCTCTCCCCCGAGCGCAGCGTCCCCGTCCCGGCCCGGCTGTCGTACGGCAGCCACGACCCGTACGCGGTGCACATCACCTTCCACCTGGACACCGGCACCCCGGTGACCTGGGTGTTCTCGCGCGAGCTGCTGGTGGAGGGCACCTTCCGCCCGTGTGGTCAGGGCGACGTGCGGATCTGGCCGACCCGCAGCGGTCGGCAGAGCGTGCTCTGCCTCGCACTCACCTCGCCGGGCGGTGACGCCCTGCTGGAGGCGCCGCTGCCGGCCGTGGCCGCCTGGCTGGAGCGGGCGCACCGGCTGGTGCCGCCGGGCGGTGAGCTCAACGTGCTCGACCTGGACGGCTCACTCGCCGAGCTGCTGGCCTGA
- a CDS encoding RDD family protein, with protein MSDQPLVASADTAAVPAPGYYPDPSVPGFVRYWNGGTWVPGTSRPAPADGEVLPAPAFAARPAVRPNARYIPPPARLERVGERLPEQAGETGPVFLDETAAGALFTRASAEPEPEPAREPEPEPGSAGAGNWERSGWLADPRAQRGLLETGRAPRWVSWGAGEEPTPAPAADSAPAPAPDLAPAPTSASVPVPRGGAAVAAAAPVPAPVPAAAPVTVPVPVAAAPVVPVAPTVPLAPVPRRRSAQSTSGAAVLPARVSRQPVPVSKPGPVRAPAPVTGGVGRRLAARLVDGVVLSGVGAAVGIPLTIATMADVQLKLDRARTASHLTGREVQVWLIDGAFLGRVALLLGTLLLAGFLLEVLPTARTGRTFGKRLVGLRVVRAESGQQAQGGRGERAVPRPPSLGRAFVRWLVGQLSILTVLGPLVMLADRQQRRGWADRAARTRVVKA; from the coding sequence ATGTCGGACCAGCCGTTGGTCGCCAGCGCGGACACCGCCGCGGTCCCCGCGCCCGGTTACTACCCGGACCCGTCGGTGCCGGGCTTCGTCCGCTACTGGAACGGCGGCACCTGGGTGCCCGGGACCAGCCGCCCCGCGCCCGCCGACGGTGAGGTGCTGCCGGCGCCCGCGTTCGCCGCCCGCCCCGCCGTGCGCCCCAACGCGCGGTACATCCCGCCGCCCGCGCGGCTGGAGCGGGTGGGGGAGCGGCTTCCGGAGCAGGCGGGGGAGACCGGGCCGGTCTTCCTGGACGAGACCGCGGCCGGGGCACTCTTCACCAGGGCGTCGGCGGAGCCGGAGCCGGAACCGGCGCGGGAACCGGAGCCCGAGCCGGGATCGGCGGGAGCGGGCAACTGGGAGCGGAGCGGCTGGCTCGCGGACCCGCGGGCGCAGCGGGGACTGCTGGAGACGGGGCGGGCGCCGCGCTGGGTGTCCTGGGGAGCCGGGGAGGAGCCGACGCCTGCTCCGGCAGCTGACTCGGCACCCGCTCCGGCGCCTGACCTGGCGCCCGCTCCGACGTCGGCCTCGGTGCCGGTCCCGCGTGGCGGGGCGGCGGTGGCTGCCGCGGCCCCGGTTCCTGCCCCGGTGCCCGCCGCTGCCCCCGTCACGGTGCCTGTCCCGGTCGCCGCCGCCCCTGTCGTCCCTGTCGCGCCGACGGTGCCCCTCGCGCCCGTACCGCGCCGGAGGTCGGCGCAGTCGACTTCCGGCGCAGCGGTTCTCCCCGCACGGGTGTCGCGGCAGCCGGTGCCCGTCTCCAAGCCCGGACCGGTGCGCGCACCCGCGCCGGTGACCGGCGGGGTCGGGCGGCGGCTGGCGGCCCGGCTGGTCGACGGGGTGGTGCTGAGTGGGGTGGGCGCCGCAGTCGGGATCCCGTTGACCATCGCGACCATGGCGGACGTGCAGCTGAAGCTCGATCGGGCCCGGACGGCCAGCCATCTGACGGGCCGGGAGGTTCAGGTCTGGCTGATCGACGGAGCCTTCCTCGGCCGGGTGGCGCTGTTGCTCGGCACCCTGTTGCTGGCCGGGTTCCTGCTCGAGGTGCTGCCGACCGCACGCACCGGCCGCACCTTCGGCAAACGGCTGGTCGGACTACGGGTCGTCAGGGCCGAGTCCGGACAGCAGGCGCAAGGGGGCCGTGGCGAGCGGGCTGTGCCACGGCCGCCGAGCCTGGGTAGGGCCTTCGTCCGCTGGCTGGTCGGCCAGTTGTCGATACTGACGGTGCTGGGCCCGCTCGTCATGTTGGCGGACCGTCAGCAGCGGCGTGGTTGGGCGGATCGGGCAGCACGGACGCGGGTGGTCAAGGCCTGA
- a CDS encoding RDD family protein: MSTYDPSSSEPEGGGKPSFDKQPPSSSTPQDTPSDGADRPGAPPPFGSPSDGNAHGAGPYTGGPYGGSSYGGGPDGGTPGGAPFGGPGPGPVAGMPPIGTWPRRILARIIDYVIIQVIALLLVLPFTGFGNRNGYTDGVWVFYGLYLIYEGLMLSRDGQTLGKKVMDVRVAMLADGSSPTGSAAWTRAAVYTLPAAICCGLWWLIDGMFGVFDKPYRQCLHDKAAKTVVVSTQ, encoded by the coding sequence ATGAGCACCTACGACCCTTCGAGCTCTGAGCCGGAGGGGGGCGGCAAGCCCTCCTTCGACAAGCAGCCGCCCTCGTCGAGCACGCCCCAGGACACCCCGTCCGACGGTGCGGATCGCCCCGGCGCGCCGCCGCCGTTCGGCTCCCCGTCCGACGGCAACGCCCATGGCGCCGGCCCCTACACGGGGGGCCCGTACGGAGGCAGCTCATACGGGGGCGGTCCGGACGGCGGCACTCCGGGTGGAGCACCGTTCGGCGGTCCTGGTCCCGGTCCGGTTGCCGGCATGCCGCCGATCGGCACCTGGCCGCGCCGGATCCTGGCTCGGATCATCGACTACGTCATCATTCAGGTGATCGCCCTTCTGCTGGTCCTGCCGTTCACCGGCTTCGGCAACCGGAACGGTTACACCGATGGCGTCTGGGTCTTCTACGGCCTCTACCTGATCTACGAGGGCCTGATGCTCTCCCGGGACGGCCAGACGCTCGGCAAGAAGGTGATGGACGTCCGCGTCGCGATGCTGGCCGACGGCAGCAGCCCCACCGGCTCGGCCGCGTGGACCCGCGCGGCGGTCTACACGCTGCCGGCCGCGATCTGCTGCGGGCTCTGGTGGCTGATCGACGGCATGTTCGGGGTCTTCGACAAGCCGTACCGCCAGTGCCTGCACGACAAGGCGGCGAAGACCGTGGTGGTGTCCACGCAGTGA
- a CDS encoding endonuclease V, protein MAPVDLASWPRTEDAALAEQRRLRPLVEPRGAAPAPGSLVAGVDVAYDDERNTVAAAAVLLDLGTLEVIEESTAVGPIAFPYLPGLLAFRELPAVIDALAGLRQRPELVVCDGYGLAHPRRLGLASHLGVLTGLRTLGVAKTPFGFDHQDPAPERGAWSPLLDRDSGEEVGRALRTREGVKPVFVSVGHRIGLTEAVSCVLALTPRYRLPETTRHADSLCRRTLAESLAAHS, encoded by the coding sequence TTGGCCCCGGTGGATCTGGCGAGTTGGCCGCGCACCGAGGACGCGGCGCTCGCCGAGCAGCGGCGGTTGCGCCCGCTGGTCGAGCCGCGGGGGGCGGCCCCCGCCCCCGGTTCGCTGGTGGCCGGCGTGGACGTGGCGTACGACGACGAGCGGAACACCGTCGCCGCGGCGGCCGTGCTGCTCGACCTCGGCACCCTGGAGGTGATCGAGGAGTCCACCGCCGTCGGCCCGATCGCCTTCCCCTACCTGCCGGGCCTACTGGCCTTCCGTGAACTCCCCGCCGTGATCGACGCCCTGGCCGGTCTGCGGCAGCGGCCCGAGCTGGTGGTCTGCGACGGCTACGGCCTGGCCCACCCGCGCAGGCTGGGCCTGGCCAGCCACCTCGGCGTGCTGACCGGCCTGCGGACCCTGGGCGTCGCCAAGACCCCGTTCGGCTTCGATCACCAGGACCCGGCTCCCGAGCGCGGCGCCTGGTCCCCACTGCTCGACCGGGACAGCGGCGAGGAGGTGGGCCGTGCGCTCCGCACTCGCGAAGGGGTGAAGCCGGTCTTCGTCTCGGTCGGTCACCGGATCGGGCTGACCGAGGCGGTCTCCTGCGTCCTCGCGCTGACCCCGCGCTACCGCCTGCCGGAGACCACCCGGCACGCCGACTCGCTCTGCCGCAGGACCTTGGCGGAGAGCCTTGCGGCCCACTCCTGA